Proteins from a single region of Trichoderma asperellum chromosome 3, complete sequence:
- a CDS encoding uncharacterized protein (EggNog:ENOG41), protein MSSLKHLLSSKVRSQSGCYTCRLRRKKCDERKPICSGCDALEITCHFGEKPDWMDGGVKQKEMTEFVKSQVKKQASQRRDRKYLEMLETGTRQVSITDGADDGAAAAAGKTGGDSERGYTSTSAPSSKESPNSHGSGSTAATSPPEVPWHSQSFFVGSDENSLSRFDRSADIHFACMYLDYVFPHLFPHYRPHILVGGRGWILDVLQSTNKSLYHITVSIASYYFALILNNGEPEHGECLRQMNSNLQNQMELGLRELQKEVSSLHSRKLDAKEGLVVMESIIQLLIFEVATGNRENWKLHLDAAIALFRQVLPSPDGWEALLNGLINVHWPPAEMCMKRPWSTSQAACRFFTANLLYIDVLSSVSLGCPPRLYNYQNFIIPSCATTEWSPCTLGEGTLRMEEFRGLHNWVIQVIGDIASLHSWKKAQSQAGSLSVNELLSRGQILGEAIKGGILAIQTTCPTADSQVTVISVPVLGEQPSYAIHNIIWLHAALIYLNTVTSGWQPACPEISTVVSTTTELLYNLPRGTCLGAVAWPLCVAGCLAPPEDEFKYKSLVARLGGLQLFGTLREAMNIMEQVWAMRPLDESWDVAQCMNILGHGVVLL, encoded by the coding sequence ATGTCCTCCCTAAAGCATCTCCTGTCGTCCAAGGTGCGGTCGCAGTCTGGTTGCTACACCTGCCGGCTGCGCCGCAAGAAGTGCGATGAGCGCAAGCCGATTTGCTCTGGCTGCGATGCCCTGGAGATCACCTGTCATTTCGGAGAGAAGCCCGACTGGATGGACGGCGGCGTCaagcagaaggagatgaCCGAGTTCGTCAAGTCGCAGGTCAAGAAGCAGGCCAGTCAGCGGCGCGATCGCAAGTATctggagatgctggagacgGGCACTCGGCAGGTCAGCATCACCGACGGTGCGGATgatggagcagcagcagcagcagggaaAACCGGCGGCGACTCAGAGCGCGGCTATACAAGCACGTCGGCGCCGTCGTCCAAGGAGTCGCCCAACAGCCATGGATCCGGCAGCACGGCCGCTACTTCTCCGCCAGAAGTCCCCTGGCACTCGCAGTCCTTCTTCGTGGGGTCGGATGAGAATAGCCTTAGCCGGTTTGACCGGTCAGCAGACATTCACTTCGCCTGCATGTATCTGGATTACGTTTTCCCGCATCTATTCCCCCATTACCGGCCTCACATCCTCGTGGGCGGCCGCGGGTGGATTTTGGACGTGCTGCAGTCGACCAACAAATCGCTATACCATATCACCGTGTCAATCGCATCATACTACTTCGCACTGATCTTGAATAACGGCGAACCGGAGCACGGGGAATGCTTGAGACAGATGAATTCAAACCTGCAGAACCAGATGGAGCTGGGCCTGCGAGAGCTGCAAAAGGAGGTCAGCTCGCTCCACAGCCGCAAGCTGGACGCGAAAGAGGGCCTGGTCGTCATGGAGAGCATCATCCAGCTGCTCATCTTCGAGGTCGCCACGGGCAATCGCGAAAACTGGAAGCTGCATCTCGATGCCGCCATTGCGCTGTTCCGGCAGGTCCTCCCAAGCCCAGATGGCTGGGAAGCATTGCTAAACGGCCTCATAAATGTGCACTGGCCACCGGCAGAAATGTGCATGAAGCGGCCATGGAGCACCAGCCAGGCCGCCTGTAGATTCTTCACGGCCAATCTGCTCTACATTGATGTGCTGTCGAGCGTGTCGCTTGGATGCCCGCCTCGGCTATACAACTATCAGAACTTCATTATACCCTCATGTGCCACCACAGAATGGAGCCCTTGCACCCTGGGAGAAGGTACTCTTCGCATGGAAGAGTTTCGTGGACTGCACAACTGGGTCATCCAGGTCATTGGCGACATCGCGTCACTGCACTCGTGGAAAAAGGCACAAAGCCAGGCTGGCTCGTTGTCCGTCAATGAGCTCTTGTCACGAGGCCAGATCCTGGGCGAAGCAATCAAGGGGGGCATCTTGGCCATTCAAACAACATGCCCAACGGCCGATTCGCAAGTCACCGTCATCTCGGTACCGGTCCTAGGTGAGCAGCCTTCGTACGCTATACACAACATCATCTGGCTGCACGCGGCCTTGATTTATTTGAACACGGTGACCTCGGGCTGGCAGCCCGCGTGCCCAGAAATCAGCACGGTCGTGTCTACTACAACAGAACTGTTGTACAATCTCCCAAGGGGAACCTGCTTGGGGGCTGTGGCCTGGCCTCTGTGTGTTGCCGGCTGCTTAGCACCTCCGGAAGATGAATTCAAATACAAGAGTCTGGTGGCTCGACTCGGCGGGCTGCAGTTGTTTGGAACGCTTAGGGAAGCCATGAACATCATGGAGCAAGTTTGGGCAATGCGACCTCTGGACGAGAGCTGGGATGTTGCCCAGTGCATGAACATTCTGGGCCACGGAGTTGTGTTGCTATGA
- a CDS encoding uncharacterized protein (EggNog:ENOG41) gives MAMANAQHQERRSLYDSTDEDLDMNIPVQVLNDSHPYFPPLPTAAKKTRRPRVQSMKRPVEEMPPLPPIPPAFAAHKPPPIPPSPLSSSKLSLPPASPISVTGKTKRKTLLQRIEGWWDLGLLERRQTLFGASKSG, from the coding sequence ATGGCCATGGCAAACGCACAGCACCAGGAGAGGAGGTCGCTGTATGATAGCACTGATGAGGATCTCGACATGAATATCCCCGTTCAGGTCCTCAACGACTCCCATCCTTACTTCCCCCCTTTACCCACGGcagcaaagaagacgaggcgGCCTCGCGTGCAGAGCATGAAACGTCCAGTTGAGGAGATGCCGCCGTTGCCACCAATACCACCAGCTTTCGCAGCTCATAAACCACCGCCTATTCCTCCATCTCCGCTGTCATCTTCAAAATTGAGCCTACCTCCTGCGAGCCCAATATCGGTAACTGGAAAGACGAAGCGCAAGACGCTTCTCCAGCGGATAGAAGGCTGGTGGGACCTGGGATTGCTGGAGAGGAGACAGACGCTGTTTGGAGCATCGAAATCTGGatga
- a CDS encoding uncharacterized protein (EggNog:ENOG41~TransMembrane:4 (i19-37o49-71i78-101o151-174i)), protein MGSPPALGALGAMFTAMRLLQAVCLITIIGLAGNFVAELVSTSFSTPSALIGTLVVACLAMVYIIISYILYWDHMLPLLIATAADGLCFIASIVVACVVGRPVSYLNCSAFPQKGNTGDFIYSLFANVKHSSSDVFQWADPSKASCYEIKAVWGLSIATSVLFFMSAVVAMCLWKRIKGGADRPRKTTDFE, encoded by the exons ATGGGTTCTCCGCCGGCCCTGGGCGCCCTGGGCGCAATGTTTACGGCAATGAGGCTTCTGCAGGCAGTGTGTCTCATCACAATCATCGGTCTTGCTGGAAATTTTGTTGCAGAGCTGGTCTCTACCTCTTTTTCTACCCCATCCGCCCTGATTGGCACACTGGTTGTG GCATGTCTGGCAATGGTGTACATTATCATCTCTTATATCCTTTACTGGGATCATATGCTCCCCCTCCTCATTGCTACTGCTGCAGACGGGCTATGCTTCATCGCGTCCATCGTCGTGGCTTGTGTCGTTGGCAGGCCTGTAAGCTACCTCAACTGCAGTGCTTTCCCCCAGAAGGGAAACACTGGCGACTTCATCTACTCGCTCTTTGCCAACGTCAAGCATTCGTCATCCGATGTCTTCCAGTGGGCTGACCCCAGCAAGGCATCGTGCTACGAAATCAAGGCCGTCTGGGGCTTGTCCATCGCAACCTCCGTCCTGTTCTTCATGTCCGCCGTCGTGGCCATGTGCCTGTGGAAGCGCATCAAGGGAGGTGCAGACCGGCCTCGCAAAACCACAGACTTTGAATGA
- a CDS encoding uncharacterized protein (BUSCO:EOG092D3D0W): MNYTEMEAKVREATNNEPWGASSTLMQEIANGTFNYQQLNEIMPMIYRRFTEKSAEEWRQIYKSLQLLEFLIKHGSERVVDDARGHITLLKMLRQFHFIDQNGKDQGINVRNRAKELAELLGDVERIRAERKKARVTKNKYTGSEGGMGLGGFSSGGSGRFGGFGNESSYGGGGGSGEYGGYSGGVYGDGGGFGGQTSDFRDTQNRSERFEEYDEYDDGARPAASSSRPTRSAERSPAKKATAPPPKQKEPEVDLFSFDEPVTAAGAAASSSSGLGGFAPLNTAAAPANDDDDEFDDFQSAAPTAPAAQPLAPSAGFSQPLSPTSPTSPTYSNTQFAAPKPLSAPQQAGISQMVNIASISPAGSANATPAAASSGFSIPVQPAKPAGFQPTGPNYFGTVQAQPTGGSVSSMTPTAGLQPANKSNGKAAASGGGDAFGALWGKASVGIKKPSTPTTGPALGQLAKEKSSASIWGAPAANPSSAPQGGSASGDLLG; this comes from the exons ATGAATTATACCGAGATGGAAGCAAAG GTACGAGAGGCGACAAATAACGAGCCATGGGGAGCATCGTCCACTCTGATGCAGGAGATTGCCAACGGCACATTCAACTA TCAACAACTCAATGAGATTATGCCAATGATCTATCGTCGATTTACGGAGAAGTCTGCAGAGGAGTGGCGCCAAATCTACAAAAGCTTACAACTCCTCGAATTCCTCATCAAGCATGGCTCGGAGCGCGTCGTTGATGATGCGCGCGGACATATCACGCTTCTGAAAATGCTGCGCCAGTTCCATTTCATCGACCAGAATGGCAAAGATCAAGGTATCAACGTACGAAACCGAGCCAAGGAACTTGCCGAGCTGCTGGGCGACGTTGAGCGGATTCGGGCCGAGCGCAAAAAGGCTCGAGTAACGAAGAACAAGTATACTGGCTCTGAGGGAGGTATGGGTTTGGGCGGTTTCTcgagcggcggcagcggtcgctttggcggcttcggcaATGAGTCTAGctatggcggtggtggtggctctGGCGAGTATGGCGGATACTCTGGTGGTGTATATGGCGACGGTGGCGGCTTCGGTGGCCAAACGAGCGATTTCCGTGACACCCAAAACCGATCAGAAAGATTCGAAGAGTATGACGAGTATGACGACGGAGCGCGACCCGCGGCCAGTTCTTCTCGTCCCACGAGAAGTGCAGAACGCTCTCCAGCCAAAAAGGCAACGGCGCCGCCTCCCAAGCAGAAAGAGCCTGAGGTGGACCTCTTCTCATTTGACGAACCTGTTACAGCTGCCGGAGCAGCTGCATCAAGCAGCTCTGGATTGGGCGGATTCGCTCCCCTCAacaccgccgccgctcccgccaacgatgacgatgacgagttCGACGACTTTCAATCGGCAGCTCCCACAGCGCCTGCGGCTCAGCCTTTAGCTCCCTCAGCTGGCTTCTCACAGCCCCTATCCCCAACGTCGCCAACCTCGCCTACGTATTCAAACACCCAATTCGCTGCTCCAAAGCCCCTGTCGGCTCCGCAGCAAGCTGGCATCAGTCAGATGGTCAACATCGCTTCCATCTCACCAGCCGGCAGCGCCAATGCCacgcctgctgctgcaagctcAGGATTCAGCATTCCAGTGCAGCCTGCCAAGCCTGCGGGCTTCCAACCCACAGGGCCCAATTACTTTGGTACTGTACAGGCTCAACCTACCGGAGGATCTGTTTCATCCATGACTCCAACTGCCGGTCTGCAACCCGCCAACAAGTCCAACGGCAAAGCAGCTGCCTCTGGCGGCGGAGATGCATTTGGTGCTCTCTGGGGCAAAGCCAGTGTCGGCATCAAGAAGCCTAGCACTCCCACCACTGGGCCAGCACTGGGCCAACTGGCTaaggagaagagcagcgctAGCATCTGGGGAGCACCCGCAGCAAACCCCTCTTCAGCACCACAGGGGGGTTCCGCCTCTGGAGATTTGCTTGGGTAA
- the CSR1 gene encoding phosphatidylinositol transfer protein csr1 has product MRSAFFQPLLPRQTFCSPGLRTFSLPQRIATSSTFATTRFYSQPAKMSANRSRVFFDITWKGPVFKDGKPTTEIKEQQGRINFTLYDDVVPKTAENFRALCTGEKGFGYQGSSFHRIIPNFMLQGGDFTRGNGTGGKSIYGEKFADENFQLKHDRPGLLSMANAGPNTNGSQFFITTVVTSWLNGRHVVFGEVDADCMPIVSALEATGRDDGKVKYEPRPTIVASGVL; this is encoded by the exons ATGAGATCAGCTTTCTTCCAACCCCTCCTACCCCGCCAAACCTTTTGCTCCCCCGGCTTAAgaactttctctctccctcaaCGCATTGCTACTTCATCCACCTTTGCGACCACTCGATTCTATTCACAGCCAGCCAAAATGTCTGCCAACCGATCCCGAGT TTTCTTCGACATCACCTGGAAGGGACCCGTCTTCAAGGACGGCAAGCCTACCACTGAGATCAAGG AGCAGCAAGGTCGCATCAACTTCACCCTGTACGACGACGTTGTCCCCAAGACCGCCGAGAACTTCCGTGCTCTCTGCACCGGTGAGAAGGGCTTCGGCTACCAGGGCTCATCTTTCCACCGTATCATCCCCAACTTCATGCTCCAGGGTGGTGACTTCACCCGCGGTAAC GGTACCGGTGGCAAGTCCATCTACGGCGAGAAGTTTGCCGATGAGAACTTCCAGCTGAAGCACGACCGCCCCGGTCTGCTGTCTATGGCCAACGCTGGCCCCAACAC CAACGGCTCCCagttcttcatcaccaccgtCGTCACCTCTTGGCTGAACGGCCGCCACGTCGTTTTCGGCGAGGTCGACGCTGACTGCATGCCCATTGTCTCTGCCCTTGAGGCCACTGGCCGTGACGACGGCAAGGTCAAGTATGAGCCTCGCCCCACCATCGTCGCCAGCGGTGTCCTGTAA
- a CDS encoding uncharacterized protein (BUSCO:EOG092D2S6W), whose translation MSAPVAAGSSRANGSDADSAKLAVLKELLYDRCREEGDMFSQDDLLRMEVIPNRDLLLLARVVQSLSDDKLFITMREASGQVLWKWRDKQEAHKYKQCTTDEQVMVYSLIDDSGGDGIWTQTLQKRLNMHDSVLKNAIKQLQAKGLIAPFKNVEHPNKKMYIKASIRPSDRATGGPWYTDQDLDEAFIEDLQRVVFDFIKRQSSYHSTHGGAAARAAAAAGGTQAPKKGVIKGGLAAAAAAADAIKGKKRDASEMEGKAAAPKPTPSSRREPALLPLPAGYTAYPTVRDIARLLSSSGITNNTILSEGDVKKLVDVLVWDNLVEPVRIAGKVGYRVSRIAKQSVESWAGREDPSGRDGGPELYVSPLAEVPCGRCPVFDLCEDGGPVGPSNCEYFKKWLGKDEIF comes from the exons ATGTCGGCCCCCGTCGCTGCTGGCTCCTCGAgggccaatggcagcgatGCCGACTCCGCGAAACTGGCCGTCCTGAAGGAGCTGCTCTACGACCGGTGCAGGGAAGAAGGCGACATGTTCTCGCAGGACGACCTCCTCCGCATGGAGGTGATACCCAATCGggacctgctgctgctggcgcggGTCGTGCAGTCGCTCAGCGATGACAAGCTGTTCATCACGATGAGGGAGGCGTCCGGACAGGTGCTGTGGAAGTGGCGAGACAAGCAGGAGGCGCATAA GTATAAGCAATGTACGACCGATGAGCAAGTCATGGTATACTCCCTTATCGACGActccggcggcgatggcatcTGGACGCAGACGCTGCAGAAGCGCCTCAACATGCACGACTCGGTCCTCAAGAACGccatcaagcagctgcaGGCAAAGGGCCTCATCGCGCCCTTCAAGAACGTCGAGCACCCCAACAAGAAGATGTACATCAAGGCCTCCATCCGGCCCAGCGACCGCGCCACCGGAGGGCCGTGGTACACCGATCAGGACCTAGACGAGGCTTTCATCGAAGACCTGCAGCGTGTCGTCTTCGACTTTATCAAGCGCCAGAGCAGCTACCACAGCACTCATGGCGGTGCCGccgcaagagcagcagcagccgccggcgGCACACAAGCCCCCAAAAAGGGCGTCATCAAGGGCGgactcgcagcagcagcagcagcagcagatgcgatcaagggcaagaagcgCGACGCCTCCGAGATGGAAGGCAAAGCCGCTGCCCCCAAGCCCACCCCATCTTCCCGCAGAGAACCCGCCCTCCTGCCCTTACCAGCCGGCTACACAGCCTACCCAACCGTCCGCGACATCGCccgcctcctctcctccagcgGCATCACCAACAACACCATCCTGTCCGAGGGCGATGTCAAGAAGCTCGTCGACGTCCTTGTCTGGGACAACCTCGTCGAGCCCGTCCGTATTGCGGGAAAAGTCGGCTACCGCGTCTCGCGCATTGCCAAACAGTCGGTCGAGAGCTGGGCCGGCCGCGAGGACCCTTCGGGCCGTGACGGCGGCCCGGAGCTATACGTCAGCCCGTTGGCGGAGGTGCCGTGTGGACGGTGCCCCGTGTTCGATTTATGTGAGGATGGTGGTCCTGTAGGGCCCAGCAATTGTGAATATTTCAAAAAATGGCTGGGCAAGGATGAGATCTTTTGA
- the RPD3 gene encoding histone deacetylase — protein MGDTTMSGLGSVALNGSSPKKVAYFYDSDIGNYAYVTGHPMKPHRIRLAHSLIMQYNLYQKMEIYRAKPATRGEMTQFHTDDYIDFLQKVTPDNMDSYMREQGKYNVGDDCPVFDGLFEFCGISAGGSMEGAARLNRQKCDIAINWAGGLHHAKKCEASGFCYVNDIVLGILELLRFMKRVLYIDIDVHHGDGVEEAFYTTDRVMTVSFHKYGEYFPGTGELRDIGIGQGKNYAVNFPLRDGITDDSYKSIFEPVIENVMKYFQPEAVVLQCGGDSLSGDRLGAFNLSMDGHANCVNFVKSFNLPTLVLGGGGYTMRNVARTWAFETGVLVGQEMDRTLPYNEYYEYYAPDFELNVRSSNMENSNSREYLEKITAAVIDNLRHTGPAPSVQMQDVPRKPFGGMTDEEEAELDDMDEDENKDVRMTEHRWDKRVEHENEFEPSDDDEMARANGATRANGNKRSFNDYRKSDKEDNSERASPAAATNGGAPEAPAAEESHDVNDDTIEDFAAEQEKMAVDKEAEPAEPEKDKEAEKESEQEKESGKEKDKVDDDGDVGMADDSEPKEEKIIKEEQDEPESAPERVPSKSPVAEEKPKESSKENSEPAADATTEAAATAEAEAETATEVAAEATEAAVAEKPAAAEESKPSEAEPEKSPEASSDVKEKAEQSADAMEVDQEKEEAEPKKASTPSA, from the exons ATGGGCGACACCACCATGTCGGGACTCGGTTCGGTGGCCCTTAATGGGTCATCACCGAAGAAAGTCGCCTACTTTTACGATTCTGACATTGGAAACTATGCCTACGTCACCGGTCATCCTATGAAGCCTCATCGAATTCGATTGGCCCACAGTCTGATTATGCAGTACAATCTGTAccagaagatggagatttAC CGCGCCAAACCGGCTACTCGCGGCGAAATGACCCAGTTCCATACCGACGATTACATCGATTTCCTGCAAAAGGTCACCCCCGACAACATGGATAGCTACATGCGAGAACAGGGGAAATACAATGTCGGCGACGATTGCCCCGTTTTCGACGGCCTTTTCGAATTCTGCGGCATCAGTGCCGGCGGCAGCATGGAGGGTGCAGCGCGTCTCAATCGGCAAAAGTGCGATATCGCTATCAACTGGGCTGGCGGTCTACACCACGCGAAAAAGTGCGAAGCCAGTGGCTTCTGCTACGTGAATG ACATCGTCCTCGGAATCCTCGAACTCCTTCGATTTATGAAGCGTGTGCTCTACATCGATATTGACGTCCACCACGGTGACGGTGTTGAGGAGGCTTTCTACACCACCGATCGTGTCATGACCGTTTCATTTCACAAATATGGTGAATACTTTCCCGGTACCGGTGAGCTTCGCGACATTGGCATTGGGCAAGGCAAGAACTACGCCGTCAACTTCCCTCTCCGCGATGGTATCACCGACGATTCGTATAAATCCATTTTCGAACCTGTCATTGAGAACGTCATGAAATACTTCCAGCCCGAGGCTGTCGTCTTACAGTGTGGTGGAGACAGTCTCTCTGGAGATCGTTTGGGTGCCTTCAACCTGAGCATGGATGGTCACGCCAACTGTGTCAACTTTGTCAAGAGCTTCAACTTGCCTACTTTAGTTCTTGGCGGAGGCGGCTACACCATGCGTAATGTTGCCCGAACGTGGGCATTTGAGACAGGTGTCCTGGTTGGCCAAGAGATGGACCGGACCCTTCCATACAACGAGTATTACGAG TATTATGCTCCCGATTTTGAGCTCAATGTTAGGTCCTCTAACATGGAGAATTCTAACAGCAGAGAGTATCTGGAGAAGATTACTGCTGCCGTCATTGATAACCTCCGCCACACCGGCCCGGCCCCATCGGTTCAGATGCAAGATGTTCCTCGGAAACCCTTTGGTGGCATGaccgatgaggaggaggctgagctAGATGACAtggacgaagatgaaaataAAGACGTCCGAATGACTGAACATCGCTGGGACAAGCGTGTTGAGCACGAGAATGAATTTGAACccagcgacgatgatgaaatGGCCCGCGCAAATGGAGCCACTCGTGCTAACGGCAACAAGAGAAGCTTTAACGATTACCGTAAAAGCGACAAGGAAGATAACAGCGAACGCGCTTCCcccgccgctgccaccaATGGCGGTGCTCCTGAAGCGCCAGCCGCAGAAGAATCCCACGATGTTAACGACGACACCATCGAGGATTTTGCTGCCgagcaagagaagatggccgTGGATAAAGAGGCTGAGCCCGCTGAACCTGAAAAGGACAAGGAAGCGGAGAAAGAAAGCgaacaagaaaaggagagcggcaaagaaaaggacaaggtcgatgacgatggcgacgtTGGCATGGCCGACGATTCGGAGCctaaggaagaaaaaatcaTCAAGGAAGAGCAGGATGAACCTGAATCAGCCCCCGAACGAGTTCCCAGCAAGAGCCCCGTAGCGgaagaaaagccaaaagaGAGTTCAAAAGAGAATTCTGAGCCAGCTGCCGACGCCACTaccgaagctgctgctactgctgaggctgaagctgaaacTGCCACCGAAGTTGCTGCTGAAGCTACcgaagctgctgttgctgaaaAACCAGCTGCCGCAGAAGAATCAAAGCCTTCAGAAGCCGAACCTGAAAAATCTCCCGAAGCATCATCTGATGTGAAAGAGAAGGCTGAACAGTCCGCAGACGCGATGGAGGTTGATcaagaaaaggaggaagCTGAGCCTAAGAAGGCCAGCACACCGTCTGCTTGA